The following are encoded in a window of Bacillus xiapuensis genomic DNA:
- a CDS encoding pyridoxal phosphate-dependent aminotransferase encodes MQLAQRVKALTPSTTLAITAKAKEMKAQGIDVIGLGAGEPDFNTPEHIIQAAYESMQQGQTKYTPSGGLAALKDAIIHKFEKDQGIAYQRDEIIVTIGAKHALYTLFQVILDEEDEVIIPTPYWVSYPEQVKLANGTPVYVEGKESNQFKISPKQLEAAITEKTKAVIINSPSNPTGMLYTKEELKALGDVALRHNIWIISDEIYEKLVYDGHHHVSIAELSPELKAQTIIINGVSKSHSMTGWRIGYAAGNAQVIKAMTGLASHSTSNPTAPSQYGAIAAYEGTQQPVEEMRAAFEKRLNVIHAKLNEIPGFSCLKPQGAFYLFPNVKEAAALTGFASVDDFVKALLEEAKVAVIPGSGFGAPDNIRLSYATSLELLEAAVDRMGAYVKAHMPQQS; translated from the coding sequence ATTCAATTAGCCCAAAGAGTCAAAGCGCTGACTCCTTCGACTACCTTAGCGATTACAGCGAAAGCGAAAGAAATGAAAGCCCAAGGCATTGATGTCATTGGTCTTGGAGCGGGAGAGCCTGATTTTAACACTCCGGAGCATATCATTCAGGCAGCATACGAATCCATGCAGCAAGGGCAAACGAAGTATACGCCGTCGGGTGGCTTGGCTGCGCTAAAGGACGCCATTATTCATAAATTTGAAAAGGATCAAGGCATTGCATATCAGCGCGATGAAATTATCGTGACCATCGGTGCGAAGCATGCGCTGTATACACTGTTTCAAGTCATTTTGGACGAAGAGGATGAAGTGATTATTCCGACTCCTTATTGGGTGAGCTATCCGGAACAAGTGAAGCTTGCCAACGGTACACCGGTATATGTTGAAGGGAAGGAATCCAATCAATTCAAAATTTCTCCAAAGCAGTTAGAGGCGGCCATTACCGAGAAAACAAAAGCTGTTATCATCAATTCCCCGAGTAACCCAACAGGGATGCTGTATACAAAAGAAGAACTGAAAGCGCTTGGTGACGTAGCCCTGCGGCATAATATTTGGATTATTTCTGATGAAATTTATGAGAAATTAGTATATGACGGTCACCATCACGTATCTATTGCGGAGCTTTCGCCAGAGCTAAAGGCGCAGACGATCATTATTAATGGAGTGTCTAAATCCCATTCCATGACTGGCTGGCGCATAGGCTACGCTGCAGGAAATGCTCAAGTCATTAAAGCCATGACTGGCCTGGCGAGTCATTCGACATCCAATCCTACGGCTCCTTCTCAGTATGGTGCGATCGCCGCGTACGAAGGAACACAGCAGCCAGTAGAGGAAATGAGAGCTGCGTTTGAGAAGCGTTTGAATGTTATTCACGCCAAGTTAAATGAAATTCCGGGCTTCTCTTGCTTGAAACCGCAAGGAGCGTTCTATCTGTTTCCAAATGTCAAAGAAGCGGCAGCACTGACGGGCTTTGCGAGTGTCGACGACTTTGTTAAAGCCTTGCTTGAAGAGGCAAAAGTAGCTGTTATTCCTGGAAGTGGTTTTGGCGCACCGGATAATATTCGCCTCTCTTATGCCACATCATTAGAGCTGCTTGAGGCGGCTGTGGATCGTATGGGCGCCTACGTGAAAGCGCATATGCCGCA
- a CDS encoding cell wall elongation regulator TseB-like domain-containing protein has product MKKWIIIIAAPLFLITFAFILVYNNAQEPYKKAKTDAVATAKEESAMTTVTDFTVYHSNETYYAVIGQTDKGRQLAVLVPEDQKKKPVTVDLAKGMTKQKAVKKLRNEKKIEKLLFANLGMEKRGPVWELVFLDKNDQLNYYYLLVGSGKWWKKIENI; this is encoded by the coding sequence ATGAAAAAATGGATTATAATCATAGCCGCTCCGCTGTTTCTGATCACTTTCGCGTTTATATTGGTGTATAATAATGCGCAAGAACCGTATAAAAAAGCAAAAACGGATGCGGTGGCGACCGCAAAAGAGGAAAGTGCAATGACCACCGTAACAGATTTTACTGTATATCACAGCAACGAAACTTATTATGCGGTCATCGGGCAAACGGATAAGGGAAGGCAGCTGGCAGTGCTCGTGCCGGAAGATCAAAAGAAAAAGCCTGTCACTGTCGATTTGGCAAAGGGAATGACTAAGCAAAAGGCAGTGAAAAAGCTGCGAAACGAGAAAAAGATCGAAAAGCTGCTGTTTGCCAATCTCGGAATGGAAAAGCGCGGCCCGGTCTGGGAACTGGTCTTTTTAGATAAAAACGATCAGCTGAACTACTACTATCTGCTTGTCGGCAGCGGAAAATGGTGGAAGAAAATAGAGAATATATAA
- a CDS encoding YpmA family protein produces the protein MERKIEVLSTVTIDNHADLYKIVDALNRTLKREDLMFGLALKPEDQNKAVFTIYRT, from the coding sequence ATGGAGAGGAAGATTGAAGTTTTATCCACCGTGACGATTGACAACCATGCGGATTTGTATAAAATTGTCGATGCGTTAAATCGCACTCTTAAAAGAGAAGACTTAATGTTTGGGCTTGCTTTAAAGCCGGAAGACCAAAATAAAGCGGTTTTTACGATTTATCGTACATAA
- a CDS encoding ComEC/Rec2 family competence protein, giving the protein MRILFALSFSIAIWLCSSETSASTIDLHLKEGEFALSFLPLSDGEAAIIHTANGRHYLINTGTKDSRSSILAYLRKFKMDRLSGLILTDQQEGASDFIHKLNKFYQLKRVYSVHGKDELSKSKLYYEGWKAGDVKELAPGIRLTVLYSGRSAREGMDFSIKHHDSRFLWMSSASKKSERSLLKEELKDINIVKVPGHGGSSSLSYNLLTHMDPQTAVIFKQKGKKPEDDFLELLHQLWIDVFYTDQHGLITIKFTQLGYEVLTFSE; this is encoded by the coding sequence ATGAGGATATTATTTGCTTTAAGCTTCAGTATAGCTATATGGCTTTGCTCCTCCGAAACCTCGGCTTCCACGATTGATCTCCATTTAAAGGAGGGAGAGTTTGCCCTGTCTTTTTTGCCTTTATCGGATGGAGAAGCTGCTATTATTCACACGGCGAACGGCCGCCATTATTTAATAAATACCGGGACGAAGGACAGCCGTTCTTCGATCCTGGCTTATTTGAGAAAATTTAAAATGGACCGATTATCCGGATTAATCCTCACTGATCAGCAGGAGGGGGCTTCTGATTTCATTCACAAATTAAATAAATTCTATCAACTTAAGAGAGTGTACTCCGTTCATGGCAAGGATGAATTATCCAAAAGCAAACTGTACTATGAGGGATGGAAGGCGGGGGACGTGAAAGAATTGGCGCCGGGTATCCGACTGACAGTTCTTTATAGCGGGAGATCGGCTAGAGAAGGAATGGACTTTTCGATTAAACATCACGATTCACGCTTTTTATGGATGTCTTCCGCCTCAAAAAAATCCGAAAGAAGCTTATTGAAGGAAGAGCTTAAAGATATCAATATTGTCAAAGTACCGGGGCATGGCGGGAGCAGCAGCCTGTCGTATAATTTATTAACCCATATGGATCCGCAAACAGCGGTCATTTTCAAGCAGAAAGGCAAAAAACCGGAGGATGATTTTCTCGAGCTGCTGCATCAATTATGGATCGATGTTTTTTACACGGATCAGCATGGGTTAATCACCATTAAATTTACACAGCTGGGCTATGAAGTGCTGACTTTTTCAGAATAA
- the dinG gene encoding ATP-dependent DNA helicase DinG — MTYSRFVVTDLETTGHAAKGGDRIIQASFVIVENKQIIEQYTTLFNPKRQIPAFIEELTGIRNNMVQEAPLFREEASKILPLLKGAVFVAHNVPFDLHFLQAELEEAGCLPFSGPSIDTVELARMLYPTLDSYKLNDLAVSLGVHHDRPHRADSDAYVTAELLLKMMEKLNGLPLVTLEKMEQLAVHLKSDIYLLLQAVIAEKQHHIEHLPESVEVYRGLALRKKTIQKKYQENKGYTYPSRQEEKLDLLTQIPHYEQRDSQLKMMDQVYRSMETNTHLAVEAGTGTGKSLGYLLPAVYRSKMSDRPVVVSTHTIILQQQLMHKEIGQLKAILPFPVLAAVLKGRSHYIDLYKFHQSLKETNDNYDYALAKIQILTWLLETETGDADELNLSSGGWLFWNEVKQDGAYMNKGRKAWLEKDFYALAKKRAEEADIVIINHSLLLADLMAKSSLLPHYSHVIIDEAHHFEKAARERLGRSLDAADFKYLVAKAGTYQQEGLFYQCEQLHEKYSGPPNEESGRSLIDRLLHELMLEGEEWFGTWQSFFERYTKKRSGNGHRRQLRLTEDTRQLPYWKHIEYGAERIDEAMSRICAGLKRRLESLSAHREQMSAAEQMKLDELRELLEEWEAFIQNIEQLIFRPEEDEVIWMEGDSRSFTNTFIIKSHPVSPADLIRQKLLDCKHVIFTSATLTVNQSFRFFAEQTGLNEMVYDKVILPSPFDYERNCRMIIPSDVPEIKGATQEEYIEALANHLTATADAAEGRMLVLFTAYDMMRKTYDLMKDSGLLEEYVLLAQGISNGSRNRLARNFKRFDKAILFGTNSFWEGIDIPGEDLSCLVIVRLPFSPPDDPYTQAKHEQYAKQGKSAFTAYSLPQAVLRFKQGVGRLIRSSQDRGIIIVFDRRIQMSAYGRTFLDSIPGIPVREATLGETVSIIENWLQLCE; from the coding sequence ATGACATATTCACGCTTCGTCGTTACTGATTTAGAAACGACCGGTCATGCTGCTAAAGGTGGCGACCGCATTATCCAAGCATCCTTTGTGATTGTTGAAAATAAACAAATTATTGAACAATATACCACCCTTTTTAATCCGAAAAGGCAAATACCGGCTTTTATCGAGGAGCTTACAGGAATCAGAAACAATATGGTCCAGGAAGCTCCTTTGTTCCGCGAGGAAGCTTCTAAGATATTGCCGCTGCTCAAGGGGGCAGTCTTTGTGGCTCATAATGTGCCATTCGATCTTCACTTTCTGCAAGCGGAGCTGGAGGAAGCGGGCTGTCTTCCTTTCTCCGGGCCTTCCATCGATACCGTCGAATTAGCCCGCATGCTGTATCCGACATTGGATAGCTATAAGCTCAATGATTTGGCAGTCAGTCTGGGCGTTCATCATGACCGGCCGCATCGGGCGGATAGCGATGCCTACGTAACCGCCGAGCTGCTATTGAAAATGATGGAAAAGCTGAACGGCCTTCCGCTTGTTACTTTAGAGAAAATGGAGCAGCTGGCCGTTCATCTAAAAAGCGATATTTATTTATTGCTGCAAGCTGTTATTGCGGAAAAGCAGCATCATATTGAGCATCTCCCGGAATCAGTTGAGGTATATCGGGGGCTGGCGCTGCGCAAAAAAACGATTCAAAAAAAATATCAGGAAAACAAAGGCTATACATATCCCAGCCGGCAGGAAGAAAAATTAGACCTGCTCACTCAAATTCCTCATTATGAGCAAAGAGACAGTCAGCTGAAGATGATGGATCAAGTATACCGCTCGATGGAAACGAATACTCACTTAGCGGTCGAAGCCGGAACAGGCACAGGCAAGTCGCTTGGATATTTGCTCCCTGCCGTCTACCGCAGCAAGATGAGTGACCGGCCTGTCGTTGTGAGCACGCACACGATTATTCTTCAGCAGCAGCTGATGCATAAAGAGATCGGTCAATTAAAAGCGATTCTGCCGTTTCCTGTGCTGGCTGCTGTGTTAAAGGGGCGCAGTCATTATATCGATTTATATAAATTTCATCAGAGCTTGAAAGAAACGAATGATAATTACGATTATGCCTTAGCCAAAATACAAATTTTAACGTGGCTGCTGGAGACAGAGACCGGAGATGCTGATGAATTAAATTTATCATCAGGGGGCTGGCTGTTCTGGAATGAAGTAAAGCAAGATGGCGCATATATGAATAAAGGCCGGAAAGCATGGCTGGAGAAAGACTTTTATGCACTTGCCAAGAAGCGGGCGGAGGAAGCGGATATCGTGATTATTAATCACTCCTTATTGCTGGCGGATTTAATGGCTAAATCATCGCTGCTTCCGCATTACAGCCACGTGATTATTGATGAAGCGCATCATTTTGAGAAGGCGGCAAGAGAGCGTCTTGGCCGGTCACTTGACGCTGCTGACTTTAAGTATTTAGTCGCCAAAGCCGGCACTTATCAGCAGGAGGGCTTGTTTTATCAATGCGAGCAGCTGCATGAAAAGTATAGCGGCCCTCCTAACGAAGAAAGCGGCCGTTCCCTCATTGATCGCCTGCTGCATGAACTGATGCTGGAAGGGGAGGAATGGTTTGGCACCTGGCAGTCCTTTTTTGAAAGGTATACTAAGAAACGGTCGGGAAATGGGCATCGGCGCCAGCTTAGGCTGACAGAGGATACAAGACAGCTGCCTTATTGGAAGCATATTGAGTATGGAGCGGAAAGAATAGATGAAGCGATGAGCCGTATTTGTGCAGGGCTGAAACGGCGCTTGGAGTCGCTTTCTGCTCATCGCGAGCAAATGTCTGCGGCTGAGCAAATGAAATTGGATGAATTGCGGGAGCTGTTAGAGGAATGGGAAGCTTTTATCCAAAATATTGAACAGCTGATTTTCCGTCCTGAGGAAGACGAAGTCATTTGGATGGAAGGAGATAGCCGGTCGTTCACCAATACGTTCATTATTAAATCACATCCGGTTTCGCCCGCTGACTTAATCCGGCAAAAGCTGCTTGACTGCAAGCATGTAATCTTTACCTCAGCGACGCTCACGGTTAATCAATCCTTTCGTTTTTTTGCAGAGCAAACCGGGTTGAATGAAATGGTGTATGACAAAGTGATATTGCCTTCGCCCTTTGATTACGAGCGGAATTGCCGGATGATTATTCCCAGCGATGTGCCGGAAATTAAAGGAGCTACGCAGGAAGAATACATCGAAGCCTTGGCTAATCATTTAACTGCGACCGCTGATGCCGCCGAAGGACGCATGCTCGTTCTCTTTACTGCCTACGACATGATGAGGAAAACCTATGATTTAATGAAGGATAGCGGCTTGCTTGAAGAATATGTGCTTTTAGCGCAGGGGATCAGCAATGGAAGCCGAAACCGTTTAGCCAGGAATTTCAAGCGCTTTGATAAAGCGATCTTATTTGGCACGAACAGCTTTTGGGAGGGGATCGATATTCCCGGCGAAGATTTATCTTGTCTGGTGATTGTCAGACTGCCTTTTTCTCCTCCCGATGATCCGTATACACAAGCAAAGCATGAACAGTATGCGAAGCAAGGGAAAAGCGCCTTTACCGCCTACTCTCTCCCGCAGGCAGTGCTGCGATTTAAACAAGGAGTTGGCCGCTTAATTCGCAGCAGCCAAGATCGGGGAATCATTATTGTGTTTGACCGCCGCATACAAATGAGTGCCTACGGGAGAACTTTCCTAGATTCCATACCGGGCATTCCCGTTCGAGAAGCAACGCTTGGAGAAACGGTGTCCATCATTGAAAATTGGCTGCAGCTCTGTGAGTAA
- the panD gene encoding aspartate 1-decarboxylase: MFRMMMNGKIHRATVTEANLHYVGSITIDENLIEAAGMAIHEKVQIVNNNNGARLETYIIPGKRGSGVICLNGAAARLVQPGDVVIIMSYAMVPQEKVQDHQPKVVIVGKDNQIEQLLHQEPEATIL, translated from the coding sequence ATGTTTCGTATGATGATGAACGGCAAGATTCACCGGGCTACTGTAACGGAAGCCAATTTGCATTATGTCGGCAGCATTACGATTGATGAGAACTTAATTGAGGCCGCGGGTATGGCGATTCACGAAAAGGTGCAAATTGTCAATAATAATAACGGAGCCCGCTTGGAGACTTATATCATTCCTGGAAAGCGGGGCAGCGGCGTTATCTGTCTAAATGGCGCCGCTGCCCGCCTAGTGCAGCCGGGAGATGTAGTCATTATTATGTCGTACGCTATGGTGCCGCAGGAGAAAGTGCAAGATCATCAGCCTAAAGTAGTCATTGTTGGAAAGGACAATCAGATTGAACAGCTGCTTCATCAGGAACCGGAAGCGACCATTTTATAA
- the panC gene encoding pantoate--beta-alanine ligase, producing the protein MRVIRKITELRAFVQAQKASGCSIGLVPTMGYLHEGHLALARKAREDNETVIMTIFVNPLQFGPAEDFDSYPRDLARDRLQAEAAGVDLLFAPEVEEMYPKQPAAALKVLARTNCLCGKKRPGHFDGVATVLTKLFHLMQPDRAYFGMKDAQQAAVIEGMVESLNFPLEVVTVETVREADGLAKSSRNVHLTPEEREAAPQIYQALLKGQRMIEQGERHPAPIIQEIASHLQKYSRAAIDYVELLSYPELEPVKTIQGKIILAAAVKYSAARLIDNIVMNCE; encoded by the coding sequence ATGAGAGTGATTCGTAAGATTACCGAGCTAAGAGCATTCGTTCAGGCACAAAAAGCGTCTGGCTGCTCTATAGGCCTCGTACCAACGATGGGCTATTTGCATGAGGGACATTTAGCATTAGCCCGAAAAGCGAGAGAAGACAATGAAACAGTCATTATGACAATCTTTGTCAATCCGCTTCAGTTCGGTCCCGCCGAGGACTTCGACAGCTATCCCCGGGATCTCGCCCGCGATAGGCTGCAGGCAGAAGCAGCAGGGGTGGATCTCTTATTTGCTCCGGAAGTGGAAGAGATGTATCCTAAGCAGCCGGCCGCGGCTCTGAAGGTGCTAGCGCGCACGAATTGTCTGTGCGGAAAGAAGCGCCCTGGCCATTTTGACGGGGTTGCAACTGTATTGACGAAGCTTTTTCATTTGATGCAGCCGGACAGAGCTTATTTTGGCATGAAGGATGCTCAGCAGGCAGCTGTTATTGAAGGGATGGTGGAATCGCTTAATTTTCCTTTGGAGGTTGTGACGGTAGAAACGGTGCGGGAAGCGGACGGCTTAGCTAAGAGTTCAAGGAATGTCCATTTGACGCCTGAAGAGCGCGAAGCGGCTCCGCAGATTTATCAGGCACTTTTGAAAGGCCAAAGGATGATTGAACAAGGGGAGCGCCATCCGGCTCCAATCATTCAGGAAATCGCATCCCATCTGCAGAAGTATTCTAGAGCGGCCATTGATTACGTAGAATTGCTGTCTTATCCTGAGTTAGAACCAGTAAAGACTATACAAGGAAAAATCATCCTCGCTGCGGCTGTTAAATATTCGGCCGCTCGTCTCATCGATAATATTGTGATGAACTGCGAGTAA
- the panB gene encoding 3-methyl-2-oxobutanoate hydroxymethyltransferase, producing the protein MKQTTDFIQMKAAGEKIVMVTAYDYPSAKYAEAAKTDLILVGDSLGMVVLGYPSTIPVTLDDMVHHTKAVKRGAKDTFIVTDLPFMTYHISREETMRAAQRLLQEAGAHAIKLEGGKEVVKKVRLLTEAGVPAVAHLGLTPQSVGVLGGYKVQGKTAASAAELMEEAKRLEAAGACMLVLECVPRQLAAQITKAISIPVIGIGAGGDTDGQVLVYHDLIRYGVDRIPKFVKAYGDVGPVIDQALSSYVKDVKAMKFPAKEQAYSMKEEEWMQLYGGMQS; encoded by the coding sequence ATGAAACAGACCACGGATTTTATCCAAATGAAGGCAGCGGGTGAGAAGATTGTGATGGTAACGGCCTATGATTATCCTTCCGCTAAATATGCGGAAGCAGCCAAGACCGATCTCATTTTAGTCGGAGATTCCCTCGGAATGGTGGTGCTCGGTTATCCATCGACCATTCCTGTCACACTTGATGATATGGTTCATCATACGAAGGCGGTCAAACGCGGTGCCAAGGATACATTTATCGTCACCGATTTACCGTTTATGACCTATCACATCAGCCGCGAAGAAACGATGCGGGCAGCGCAAAGGCTGCTGCAGGAGGCGGGGGCACACGCCATTAAGCTTGAAGGCGGCAAAGAAGTGGTCAAAAAGGTTCGCTTGCTAACAGAAGCAGGCGTGCCCGCTGTGGCTCATTTAGGGTTAACCCCGCAATCTGTTGGCGTGCTCGGCGGCTATAAAGTACAAGGGAAAACAGCGGCATCAGCTGCGGAGCTAATGGAAGAAGCGAAGCGGTTGGAAGCAGCAGGCGCGTGCATGCTTGTGCTGGAGTGCGTGCCTCGTCAATTGGCAGCGCAAATTACCAAGGCCATCAGCATCCCTGTAATCGGCATCGGCGCCGGAGGTGATACGGATGGGCAAGTACTTGTGTACCATGATCTTATCCGTTATGGCGTCGATCGCATTCCTAAATTTGTAAAAGCTTACGGCGATGTCGGTCCTGTGATTGATCAAGCGCTGTCCTCTTACGTGAAGGATGTGAAAGCAATGAAGTTTCCGGCTAAAGAGCAAGCCTATTCTATGAAGGAAGAAGAATGGATGCAGCTGTATGGGGGAATGCAATCATGA
- a CDS encoding biotin--[acetyl-CoA-carboxylase] ligase: MQSSVKQKLLEAFSQADGDFVSGQVLAEIVGCSRTAVWKHIETLRNEGFQLEAVRKKGYRILTKPDKVTENEVLIGLQTNWLGKEIVYKETIDSTQKEALRLAQEDFKEGTVVIAEEQTAGRGRMTRVWHSPKHTGIWMSVILKPPLPPYKAPQFTLITAVAVVEAIMEVTGLTPEIKWPNDILINGKKVTGILTELQADADQIHSLIIGIGINVNQKHFPEELEEVATSLALETGETVSRSRLIQEILKNMEACYDIYMEQGFADIKKLWEKYAISVGKQITATTISATIKGKALGITEEGVLKLLDEEGTIHDIYSADIEINKAAD, from the coding sequence TTGCAATCTTCTGTAAAACAAAAGCTGCTGGAAGCATTTTCGCAAGCTGATGGCGATTTTGTTTCTGGACAAGTGCTTGCAGAAATTGTCGGCTGTTCTCGAACAGCTGTTTGGAAGCACATTGAAACGTTGAGAAATGAAGGCTTTCAGCTGGAAGCGGTCCGTAAAAAAGGCTATCGCATTTTAACAAAGCCGGATAAAGTGACAGAAAATGAAGTGTTAATTGGTTTGCAGACCAATTGGCTTGGGAAGGAAATTGTTTATAAAGAAACGATTGATTCGACTCAAAAAGAAGCTCTTCGCCTAGCTCAAGAGGATTTTAAAGAAGGAACGGTTGTCATCGCAGAAGAACAAACCGCCGGACGAGGACGAATGACAAGAGTATGGCATTCGCCGAAGCATACGGGCATTTGGATGAGTGTCATTTTAAAGCCGCCGCTTCCGCCTTATAAAGCCCCGCAGTTTACCTTAATTACGGCTGTGGCCGTTGTTGAAGCTATAATGGAAGTGACCGGCCTCACCCCCGAAATTAAATGGCCAAATGATATTTTAATAAACGGAAAGAAAGTAACCGGCATCTTAACTGAGCTGCAAGCGGATGCTGATCAAATTCATTCCCTTATTATCGGGATTGGGATAAACGTTAATCAAAAGCATTTTCCGGAAGAGCTGGAGGAGGTTGCCACTTCTTTAGCGCTTGAAACAGGGGAGACCGTTTCAAGGTCGCGCCTCATACAGGAAATATTAAAAAACATGGAAGCCTGCTACGATATTTATATGGAACAGGGCTTTGCGGATATTAAGAAGCTTTGGGAAAAGTATGCCATATCGGTCGGCAAGCAAATCACAGCTACAACGATCTCAGCGACCATTAAAGGAAAAGCTCTCGGAATCACAGAAGAAGGGGTGCTGAAGCTGCTCGATGAGGAAGGCACCATTCACGATATTTACTCTGCCGATATTGAGATTAATAAAGCAGCAGACTGA
- a CDS encoding CCA tRNA nucleotidyltransferase: protein MNNQQLFEQASPLLEQLEQAGFEAYYVGGAVRDYLLDRPIGDVDIATSALPEEVKSVFPKTVDIGIDHGTVLVLWRGSGYEVTTFRTESDYKDFRRPEKVAFVRSLTEDLQRRDFTINAIAMDRHGRIIDPFHGQEAIKDKEIRTVGLAEERLTEDALRMMRAARFVSQLGFTLHPETASALASHASLLKHIAVERKLSEMNKLLDGTGKKAGIDILLQAGLFTYLPGLSGQSSVLRTALSLPVDPLTADQMWLLLILLIKPESAKDFLAGWRMPAKKIKYMIRTLQVLERRQQSDWTDFFLYEAGLPSALDAEAVFAALHNRKAETEALKARHCKLAIQDRSELAVTGSDLKEWKQEKGGPWMKEYLQIIERAVVDRKVNNSSGQIKEWLKSCNLL, encoded by the coding sequence ATGAATAATCAGCAGTTATTTGAACAGGCTTCTCCTTTGCTTGAGCAGCTTGAACAAGCGGGATTTGAAGCCTATTATGTAGGCGGCGCTGTTAGGGACTATCTATTGGACAGACCGATTGGCGATGTGGATATTGCTACTTCCGCTCTTCCAGAAGAAGTAAAATCCGTTTTTCCTAAAACGGTGGATATTGGAATTGACCATGGAACCGTGCTTGTTCTCTGGCGGGGCAGCGGTTATGAAGTTACGACTTTTCGGACAGAATCGGATTATAAAGATTTTCGCCGGCCGGAGAAGGTAGCGTTTGTCCGCTCTTTAACAGAAGATCTGCAGCGCCGGGATTTCACGATCAATGCCATAGCTATGGATCGGCACGGAAGGATAATCGATCCTTTTCACGGGCAGGAGGCGATTAAAGATAAAGAAATCCGAACGGTGGGGTTAGCGGAAGAGCGGCTGACAGAAGATGCTTTAAGAATGATGAGAGCTGCCCGCTTTGTCAGTCAGCTCGGCTTTACACTTCATCCTGAGACGGCCAGTGCGTTAGCAAGCCACGCCTCCTTGCTTAAACATATCGCAGTGGAGCGGAAGCTGAGTGAAATGAATAAGCTGCTGGACGGTACGGGAAAAAAAGCGGGAATTGATATCCTGCTGCAGGCGGGGCTATTTACTTATTTGCCCGGACTTTCCGGCCAGTCCTCCGTCCTGCGAACCGCTCTTTCATTGCCCGTTGATCCGTTAACAGCCGACCAGATGTGGCTGCTGCTTATTCTGCTTATAAAACCTGAAAGCGCCAAGGATTTCTTGGCTGGATGGCGGATGCCGGCAAAAAAAATTAAATACATGATCCGCACATTGCAAGTTCTGGAGCGCAGACAGCAAAGTGATTGGACGGATTTCTTTTTATATGAAGCAGGACTGCCCTCCGCTCTGGACGCTGAAGCCGTGTTTGCCGCTCTGCACAACCGCAAAGCAGAAACGGAAGCATTAAAAGCGCGGCATTGCAAGCTGGCTATTCAAGACCGCAGTGAACTAGCTGTTACCGGGAGCGATTTGAAAGAGTGGAAGCAAGAGAAAGGAGGTCCGTGGATGAAAGAATATTTACAGATCATTGAGCGGGCCGTCGTTGATAGAAAAGTGAATAACAGTTCTGGACAAATAAAGGAGTGGCTTAAATCTTGCAATCTTCTGTAA